The genomic DNA GGAGACTGGACCTCCAAACGCAGTACAAGATCACCAGTGTCACCATCACCAACAGAAGAGATTGTTGCCACGATAGGATCAATGGTGCTGAGATCCGCATTGGAGATTCACTTGATGACAATGGAAAAAATAATCCCATGTAAGCTAAGACAACGTTCCATTTTATGTTCACCCTGATCGTTTAACACTTTCCCCAAAACCTCAAAAACTAGATGTGAAATCAATGCTGCATATTTATCTGGTAACAACGTTCTACCCACAACTCAGttgtctcctcttttcttcagaTGTGCCAAGATCTCCTCCATAGCAGCTGGGGCCTCTAAAACCTTTCAGTGTAATGACATGGAAGGCCGTTATGTCACCATTGTGattccaaacaaaaaacagtaccTGACTCTGTGTGAAGTTGAAGTTACTGGTGAAACCACAGGAAAGACCCGTGCCATTGGTGACTTGAACCATATTTAGTGTCAAACCAAGCATTGATAGTCGATGAAAGTTCAATCACATGTGCTAACTACTTGTTTATTTGCACCTTTTGTTCAGATCAACACATTAATATACTTCTGAAACAAACTTTAACAAGACTATGTTTATCTCTATCCAGCTACTAATATTGCTATAAGTGGGAAAGTTGAGCAGTCTTCCTTGTATGGGAAAGGCGTCCCTGAAAGGGCCATTGATGGAAATCGTGCAAGCAAGTGGGGAGATGGCTCCTGCACCCACACAAATGATGATTTAAGTCCCTGGTGGAGACTGGACCTCCAAACGCAGTACAAGATCACCAGTGTCACCATCACCAACAGAAGAGATTGTTGCCACGATAGGATCAATGGTGCTGAGATCCGCATTGGAGATTCACTTGATGACAATGGAAAAAATAATCCCATGTAAGCTAAGACAACGTTCCATTTTATGTTCACCCTGATCGTTTAACACTTTCCCCAAAACCTCAAAAACTAGATGTGAAATCAATGCTGCATATTTATCTGGTAACAACGTTCTACCCACAACTCAGttgtctcctcttttcttcagaTGTGCCAAGATCTCCTCCATAGCAGCTGGGGCCTCTAAAACCTTTCAGTGTAATGACATGGAAGGCCGTTATGTCACCATTGTGattccaaacaaaaaacagtaccTGACTCTGTGTGAAGTTGAAGTTACTGGTGAAACCACAGGAAAGACCCGTGCCATTGGTGACTTGAACCATATTTAGTGTCAAACCAAGCATTGATAGTCGATGAAAGTTCAATGACATGTGCTAACTACTTGTTTATTTGCACCTTTTGTTCAGATCAACACATTAATATACTTCTGAAACAAACTTTAACAAGACTATGTTTATCTCTATCCAGCTACTAATATTGCTATAAGTGGGAAAGTTGAGCAGTCTTCCTTGTATGGGAAAGGCGTCCCTGAAAGGGCCATTGATGGAAATCGTGCAAGCAAGTGGGGAGATGGCTCCTGCACCCACACAAATGATGATTTAAGTCCCTGGTGGAGACTGGACCTCCAAACGCAGTACAAGATCACCAGTGTCACCATCACCAACAGAAGAGATTGTTGCCACGATAGGATCAATGGTGCTGAGATCCGCATTGGAGATTCACTTGATGACAATGGAAAAAATAATCCCATGTAAGCTAAGACAACGTTCCATTTTATGTTCACCCTGATCGTTTAACACTTTCCCCAAAACCTCAAAAACTAGATGTGAAATCAATGCTGCATATTTATCTGGTAACAACGTTCTACCCACAACTCAGttgtctcctcttttcttcagaTGTGCCAAGATCTCCTCCATAGCAGCTGGGGCCTCTAAAACCTTTCAGTGCAATGACATGGAAGGCCGTTATGTCACCATTGTGattccaaacaaaaaacagtaccTGACTCTGTGTGAAGTGGAAGTGACTGGAattgaaacagaagaagaatcagaagaATATGTCTGCAACTGAGTTTCAAAcaatttttgatattttttgggCTCCAGACTACTTGATTTTGAATTCAAATACAAGCAACTTATTGCTTATTTCCTTTAATACATTTCCTCAATCGTTGGTCAATGACTATTCATTTCAACTTCAATTGACATTAGTCTAACACATTTCTTGTAAGATTTTCTTTTGCTGTATAattggaaaaaataaagagaactTTCACCGCACAACTGTTGTGTTCTTACTGTTTAATAGTTCTATGAGGTCTCTTTAAGTgaggatgtgaaaaaaaactgcaatataGTATTTCAAGCCaatgttcttgtttctttttaaatagtaAAAGTCTCCCTTGTAGCTTCATCCTAAAACACATAACATTAATAAGGAGAGCTTTAAATATTTTGCACAGAATTAAGTTACAATAAGAGGAGTTAAACTTTATTCTGGTAGATTCAGTGACAGTTCCATAGACCATGTTGAGCCAGATCAAATGAAACTAAACCAAAGgaggaaaaataattattatacaCTCACTGAGCATTCTGTCACCTCTAGTGTCAAagctgaaaatatatttttatatacttACCTTTTATTATGATAAACTGCCCgttattgtttcttttcctaTCTTTTCCTCACCCACAACTCACAATCTCTTACATTGCGTCTTTATTCCACTGTATAACCAGCtccgaaattaactttttgactcaccggccaaggtggcaggtagatgaaaaaattcaccagccaaacatgtttttttaccggccaaaataacaaattttgtttttgtgtcctatacacatctgttacagtacatttaattgagaaggcattgtgttctgtttaatcaataacaaatttaaGTCCCCTCTGAACCGCCCctgcattacaacattacagactaaaaacaaaaatccatcagaaaaaaatgaattattaatcTTCAAAACAAGTTTTCTCCTGATTTAGCTTTGACAATATCAGACACTTGATATAATCAGCCTGTTCATTATTGGACGTGTGTATATCTCTGACTGCTCCTGCTGCACGTGTTGGAAGAGAAAAGTGGAGCATGCATTTAGCGTCCGCTAGGATATCTAAAGTGTTTGTAATGCAGCGCTGTTTCACAGAGTCTGTGTAGAGATATTCACAGACTTATGACGTTGCTATCGCTAAGTTAGCTGCAGACACGTTGAGAGTGAACGGAGAAAAGTCGAACCGACCGTTTGACCGGATCACGTGTGTTCCCGACTCGGTGAGACACTGTAGAtctccagtatgttgttctccgctcatTTGTTGATATTGTCATTCCGTTAGACTACAAGtggcattgatataaaggcaaatattctcattatagtgttGTGTAACTGTAGCACTGTAGGTTGTTTCTTGGATGTAACAACTTGACATGGAAACATTTCTCCAGCAAATATCAAAGCTTCATTGGGGCAAAATACATCACCCAGTCAACAGGGGGTGGAAGAAATGGGCTGACAGCCCCACATCCATGCAGCTACTACTTCTTAAAAGGAAAGATTAGATGTCAGGTCTGAAAGAACAAAagagtgcaggagtttgtcaTACTATGTTGTTACATGACCTTACATTTCTACTATGCCCGGAGCTGTAATTCATTCATGTGCCCAAATATTCACAGCTACCACTCTATCcaccaaaaaaaatgacaccttGTGATTGTAAATTATTATGAAATTCAACAAAAAGAGGACACAAAATTGGTCTTGATTTAGTGAATTTATATTCATTTCAACTCTTGATTTCCCATCATGATACAGCTCTACAAGAGTAAACTTCCCAAAAAGTCTATATATTGAAATAAGTCAAGCTATTCAATTAATAGCCAAAAAAAGTAATCaagaacaaagaataaaaaaatgctttcaagCATGAgtcaaaaaacatattttactaTTTTGCAGTATCCTCTGCCACTTTTTTCAAGTCAAGTCAGAAAGCAGTCTTTTTGTTACagtttgcaaaaacacaaattaatttgttttttatgctAATGACTTgcttgtttataaaaaaaaacgatttatgtaaaaatcgagattcttatcttctgagattttaaatcgattcataCCTTCTAAAAATCTTTTTTAAGGGGGGGCGCTTGCTAAGTGCTTAAGCtaactctttaactcagtagaatgccaaatggagcagcaataaattcagccagtctcacagatgactggagtagatcctgaagttctaattcaaaaatagattttgaatcACGAATCACGAATCCAGAAtagttttgaatcgaaaatagattctttATCAAATCGTGACCctaagaatcgaaatcgaatcaaatcgtgagacacccaaagtaCTAGGGCTGTTGAAATTAATCAACATCGCGTCGCGATGCAGACTGGACGATTAATGCATCGATGCAGGGACAGGACTTAATCGATGCTGACGAGGGTTAgaaaaaaagcatctgctaacCGCTAAAATGCGTTTTTTTTGCGCAGCGTTGAGTGAGTTTGTttcacctaaacacacacagtgatgtgtAATGAAAGTAATGTAGGCTAACAGAAggatttgtgacagaaaacaacgtAAATTGAGTCCCGGTCCTGTGCTTAGtgactttatgagcagagtCAGCTGGTCCTGCAGGCTCAGACCACAGTGCTCCGCTGCAGGCTGAAACGGCTTGACTCGGTGTCCCGACTGCAGCACGGATAGCATCTTCATTACAgctaaaggtgtgtttaaactgatgcctcGCTGTCTTAAGTCCAGGATAACTAAAAGAAAGGGGCTGTGGTGGTGACTCGTGATACAGTGAGCGACTGTAAACAAAGTTGACTCCGACACAGCATCACCGAGAATCACCGCTAATAAGTGCACCTCCGCTGAAGCTGCTTTCGTTCGATGATAAACACATTCTATTTCCGACaagttcttcaaaataaaagtccccgGCCTATCTGAAGTTGAagtgcttttaatgtgaaacatccATATCAAGAAATGGGGCGTTTACAGCGGTAGCAACTTAACACAACtcgtctgaaataaaaaggacagaaacaaaactaaccCTGAACAAAGCTCACAGCAAAAGGCTACAACGTcctgagaagagaacacacagagactaaaaaacatctttctctcatataataaactaaacacacaaacacttataGCCTACTTTTTACCTATACTGTAGGCTACCtatataatgtattaattttaactaaaatagttcatatttATCTGACTGCTTGTCTTCATTCatgaaaaagtagccatgtgcagtaatatagaaaaCTAAGGATGCACCGTGAAATCAAATGGAATCGAATTGTTGAATCTTAGCACAGCCCTGAGGGTTAAACATACATCAAGACTATACAAGAAGTTGAGAGGgaacatcacaaataaaaaagaaagccaGATTGAGAACCAAAGAGTGATACACACTTAGGGAAAGCTGTACGAATATTATCTGAAGGGTTTAACTCGCTCGGTTAGCAGAACGTTTACATAATtctccctcaaacacacacctggaagAGCAACGCTTTCTGCACGAGTTGTGATAACGCAAAAAGTTGAGTCAACACCATCACATTTCCCCTctacacaaaatacacaaacatacactcacacactcatccaCAAAGCCATCAGAGCAAGGTCAACCTTGACAGCAGGCAGATGGAGAGCCACTTAGGAGACCTGTCTCTTGTCTTTATCCTGTGTCTCCCCTCTGAGAGCTCTATACTCAAAGAACCTATTGATAGAGAATAAACGATGAAGTCATAGTTGCTCACAATGTCAGGTGGAAGAGAAATGAATGGAATAAGTGTTTAGATAGAGTAGAGTCCGAGAACATAATTGTGTAAAATTACAATTAATCAAAGAATTAATGGAGAATGAATCATGTTTGGTGTCTTTAGGGGATGGTGTTTCATCAAATCCTCATTAACCAGCTTGAAGTCTTAAGTAACGCAAGTATAAAGACATGTAATCACTTCTAATGTCCTGTGGAGACATATGACAATGGAGAGTGGAAGAGGCATTGACATTATAACCCAATAAATTATATGATAATCCATACGAtgcataaaatacaaaacaacagcatACAGAAATCCATATTAAGTGTGATTTagagaaaataaagtgaaaagagaaaactgaaTTACTAATGTTTGACCGTAACATAACACCCTGAACCAACCTTCCACTACGACCGAGGTTCACAATGCCTGAACAAACTGGAGTTGGAAATGAATGCTTTATATCATCAGAGCTTAGAGGAAGGATTGGTGATTCTGTATGTTCGATATTGTTGATTCTGCTCCATGGAGCAGGCCTATCACCTCTGAAAACACTTGAGACCCACTAGTTCAGTGCAGATTATAAATATGCATGGGAATCAATACATATTTGGCAGTGGGGGAGAGAAAAATtgagaaaaacacaggaagagAGCAGAGGCCCTGGAATGTTCATCTTCATTTATTACAGTCAtttattctctttctctctctctctctctcccctctacTGCACATGTGTACACACATTCTGtcgcacatgtacacacatattTGAACACAGCGAAAGACAGAGGGAAAAAGAATATGTCCAGATCAGCAAATTATCCATTCTTTTCTCACTGACCGTCCCAGTGGGGTTGCACAGTGTGTAATAGCAAGTGCACTCCTCTGACGATTTGCAAGACTGTATATTTGTCATCTCAGGTCCATGAGGGAGTACAGGGAGTACAGGGAGCAGCGTGAGACACAAGTTAATTTATCCATTGGCTTTCATTCAAGACATTACAAGCGAAATAAACAATTCAACACAATTCAGTTCACTTATTGAGTaaggaaaaaagacaaattgttGTACTGTGGTGACAAAAtcttataataatattatattatacagGAATGTCtttttgagatgttttttctttagccTCAGAGCAAACAGGGCCAGAATATTTCAATTGAGGTCCAACTGCAGTCCTGTGAACTAAACCCTTTGTCACATATTCATTCTGTATCATGAAGCTGTCTGTTTCCTCAACCCCcgtttttgtttcctctttttcctctttcactctaAGATGACTCGCAGAGGCTTAAGCTTTAATATATGAGCACACTGGTGCAAGAGAACTGTGTAAGTCTGAAGCATGTAGACTCAAAGAGTTGAACTACAGCATTGGGCTAAGTAAAAGGTAGACTTCAACTTGAAGTATTGCAGTAGTAGTCTGGCCCAAAGGGATacatcttttattcttattCCCTCTTTATGACCAATAATAATGGACCTCCCTGTCTTGCTCCAACGCCCCCCGTTCATTCATTGTGCAATTTGCTGTATCTCTTTCCATCAAATGCCTCTATATATGCTCAAAGTGTGCCGAAATGACCTCTATACAACATTAACATTTGACAACAGAGAGTATTACAACTTATCTTTGTTTAGTAATTGGTGACACTGGGTGGTTGTAATATAGCCCTAGGGGTCATTTGATACCGTAATGATAGCAGGTTGTCATAGAGGCCGGGATCGCTGTCACTCTTTACTATCAGTCATGTCTTAATAGCATTGAAAACTGTACCTTCTTTCATGGTAGGGAAAATGAAACTTCAGGCTGTCTGGTAGATTGGACTTTGAATATGTTTTCCATTCAAGAATGTCTATCAATTTTGTTCATAATGAATTGTGATTACAAGTGGGGGAGAAAAACCACTGTTATGGATGGGTATACCTGCTTCCTGTATATCGTGGGTGCTTTGTAAGCTACTGCATGTActagttgtattttttttaataaaggaaAGAAGTGATGTGGACATTCACTGTCTTTGTATCTTGTtgcattcatattttatttaacaaggaAAACTAGACTATATTGTCTTGGTATGGTTATGGTA from Labrus mixtus chromosome 11, fLabMix1.1, whole genome shotgun sequence includes the following:
- the LOC132984246 gene encoding uncharacterized protein LOC132984246; the encoded protein is MLPECSRDSRMTPAVVLVLLAVLGTTCSAHATNIAISGKVEQSSLYGKGVPERAIDGNRASKWGDGSCTHTNDDLSPWWRLDLQTQYKITSVTITNRRDCCHDRINGAEIRIGDSLDDNGKNNPICAKISSIAAGASKTFQCNDMEGRYVTIVIPNKKQYLTLCEVEVTGETTGKTRAIATNIAISGKVEQSSLYGKGVPERAIDGNRASKWGDGSCTHTNDDLSPWWRLDLQTQYKITSVTITNRRDCCHDRINGAEIRIGDSLDDNGKNNPICAKISSIAAGASKTFQCNDMEGRYVTIVIPNKKQYLTLCEVEVTGETTGKTRAIATNIAISGKVEQSSLYGKGVPERAIDGNRASKWGDGSCTHTNDDLSPWWRLDLQTQYKITSVTITNRRDCCHDRINGAEIRIGDSLDDNGKNNPICAKISSIAAGASKTFQCNDMEGRYVTIVIPNKKQYLTLCEVEVTGETTGKTRAIATNIAISGKVEQSSLYGKGVPERAIDGNRASKWGDGSCTHTNDDLSPWWRLDLQTQYKITSVTITNRRDCCHDRINGAEIRIGDSLDDNGKNNPICAKISSIAAGASKTFQCNDMEGRYVTIVIPNKKQYLTLCEVEVTGIETEEESEEYVCN